A window from Desulfonatronovibrio magnus encodes these proteins:
- a CDS encoding aldehyde ferredoxin oxidoreductase family protein has product MAQSYMNQILHIELSRGSFNAFEPPAWMFDDYLGGKGWGARMLLDIVPEKADPLGPENALMFLTGPLTATLAPAMRACVVTKSPLTNTFLDSYFGGYFGPEIKYAGYDALIFTGKSPDPVFLQIDHNGPGLVPAHDIWGQDAIKSNQSIKAKLGDDNFKIATIGPAGENQVPFALICCETNRQAGRGGAGAVMGSKNLKAIALKGNKLVKIHDHKKFNLALSRANKEIYDSLDCQGLMATGTAGSVEFANETGLIPSRNFSDGTSPLAAKLGDKGQSQKLWLSRSACFGCPIACSQMGAVRTGRYASFVTDIVEYETAAMLGTNLEIGDPRAVAHLNRLCDELGVDTISAGACISFAFEAAEKGLIESKDDLKLEFGNAKAAADLIEMIAFGKGHLGRLLSQGVKRAAQELGPEAEHLAIHVKGMEMPAWGPRGTPGMGLAYMTADRGACHQRGFPAGYESTGMEWKGKPVKALELEGKAELVFSLQNYLAGTDCLVKCDFGAMGVSPETYALLLNAATGSDIQASFFDELGERIWNVTRIFNLREGMDIRDERLPQRFVEEPLPSGPHKGHHITEDDMKYLLKDYYQIRGWDENGSPSLETLQRTGVRLEKKFKL; this is encoded by the coding sequence ATGGCACAATCATATATGAACCAGATACTGCATATAGAACTGAGCAGGGGAAGTTTTAATGCTTTCGAGCCGCCTGCCTGGATGTTTGATGACTATCTTGGTGGCAAAGGCTGGGGAGCCAGAATGCTTCTGGATATTGTTCCGGAAAAAGCTGATCCCCTCGGCCCTGAAAACGCACTTATGTTTCTGACCGGTCCTTTGACTGCAACCCTGGCTCCGGCCATGAGGGCCTGCGTAGTCACCAAGTCCCCCCTAACCAATACATTTCTGGACTCATATTTTGGCGGCTATTTTGGTCCGGAAATAAAGTATGCCGGGTATGATGCCCTGATATTTACCGGAAAGTCGCCTGATCCGGTTTTTCTTCAGATTGATCATAACGGCCCAGGTTTAGTGCCAGCCCATGATATCTGGGGACAGGATGCCATTAAAAGCAATCAGAGCATCAAGGCCAAACTGGGTGATGATAATTTTAAAATTGCCACCATAGGACCTGCCGGAGAAAACCAGGTTCCTTTTGCCCTGATCTGCTGTGAAACCAACCGACAGGCAGGACGCGGCGGAGCAGGCGCTGTTATGGGCTCAAAAAATCTCAAGGCCATAGCTCTCAAAGGTAACAAACTGGTCAAAATCCATGACCACAAAAAGTTCAACCTGGCTTTAAGCAGGGCTAACAAAGAGATCTATGACAGTCTGGATTGTCAGGGGCTCATGGCTACAGGTACTGCCGGGTCGGTTGAATTTGCCAATGAAACAGGTTTGATTCCATCCAGAAACTTTTCCGATGGCACTTCCCCCCTGGCTGCAAAACTTGGAGACAAGGGACAATCCCAAAAACTCTGGCTTTCCAGATCTGCCTGTTTCGGCTGTCCCATAGCCTGCTCTCAGATGGGAGCTGTCCGAACCGGGAGATATGCTTCTTTTGTAACCGATATTGTGGAGTATGAGACTGCAGCCATGCTGGGAACCAACCTTGAAATAGGAGATCCCAGGGCTGTAGCCCACTTAAACCGGCTTTGCGATGAGCTGGGTGTAGATACCATATCAGCCGGGGCATGCATAAGTTTTGCTTTTGAAGCAGCTGAAAAAGGACTCATCGAATCTAAAGATGATCTGAAACTGGAATTCGGCAATGCCAAAGCTGCAGCTGATTTGATTGAAATGATTGCCTTTGGAAAAGGTCATCTCGGGAGACTGCTTTCCCAAGGGGTGAAACGTGCTGCCCAGGAGCTTGGTCCAGAGGCTGAACACCTGGCTATTCATGTCAAAGGCATGGAAATGCCTGCCTGGGGACCCAGAGGCACTCCAGGTATGGGCCTGGCCTATATGACTGCTGATAGAGGAGCCTGTCATCAGCGAGGATTTCCAGCAGGATATGAATCCACAGGTATGGAATGGAAAGGAAAGCCGGTCAAGGCCCTGGAGCTGGAAGGCAAGGCCGAGCTGGTCTTTTCTCTGCAGAATTATCTCGCTGGAACTGATTGTCTGGTGAAATGCGACTTTGGAGCCATGGGGGTAAGCCCTGAAACTTATGCTTTGCTCTTAAACGCTGCAACAGGCAGTGATATACAGGCATCATTTTTTGATGAACTTGGCGAGAGGATCTGGAATGTAACCCGGATTTTTAACTTAAGAGAAGGAATGGACATAAGGGATGAAAGACTGCCCCAGCGTTTTGTGGAAGAACCACTGCCCAGCGGCCCGCATAAAGGACACCACATTACAGAGGATGACATGAAATATCTGCTTAAGGATTATTACCAGATCAGAGGCTGGGATGAAAATGGCAGTCCTTCCTTAGAAACTTTGCAAAGAACTGGGGTCAGGCTGGAAAAGAAATTTAAGCTTTAA
- a CDS encoding 4Fe-4S dicluster domain-containing protein — MEQTKPQVFIRTHFDLCTGCALCKTACSMHVFGGYNPNKGMLIIRHLWENLAHIPVVCQQCRNAMCMKVCPVKAIYRDEQTQAVVIDQKKCISCRLCSQYCPLGVIHRDLETQKAYKCDLCQGNPQCVQVCPFGALELGQENRQSGE, encoded by the coding sequence ATGGAACAAACAAAACCACAAGTATTCATTCGTACCCACTTTGATCTTTGTACAGGCTGTGCATTATGCAAAACTGCATGTTCCATGCATGTGTTCGGAGGATACAATCCCAATAAGGGGATGCTGATTATAAGGCATTTATGGGAAAATCTGGCTCATATCCCTGTAGTGTGTCAGCAGTGCCGGAATGCCATGTGCATGAAGGTCTGTCCGGTAAAGGCCATTTATAGAGATGAACAGACACAGGCTGTAGTTATTGATCAAAAAAAGTGCATCTCCTGCAGGCTGTGCAGTCAATACTGTCCTCTTGGAGTAATCCACAGGGATCTGGAAACCCAGAAGGCCTATAAGTGTGACTTGTGTCAGGGCAACCCGCAATGTGTTCAGGTCTGTCCTTTTGGAGCCCTGGAACTTGGACAAGAAAACAGGCAAAGTGGAGAGTAA
- a CDS encoding ABC transporter substrate-binding protein — MEKRLMRLMVMVFFLLTIIMGSKAFASKEVRFVYVPWTCVTVKTEVAEFILDNLGYRASSMMLSVPIAYQALATDEADVFLGNWMPTMSGIATPHFESGRVIQMDPIMENAKYTLAVPRYVYEGGLQHFEDIAKFADKLDYKIYGIEEGNDGNEVIEMMIAENMFGLGDFDIIPSSETGMLSQVQSYTRNNQWIVFLGWSPHWMNNIIDMEYLKGSDETTFGENDGTATVYINVRNGFADDHPMVNSFLENYLVPIDMVNEAMTMLHEDNTMEHLDAGLVWLRNNPEVYQGWLEGITTADGQPALPVFEAALNQ; from the coding sequence ATGGAAAAACGACTGATGAGACTAATGGTAATGGTATTTTTTTTACTGACAATAATAATGGGATCCAAGGCTTTTGCATCCAAGGAAGTTCGCTTTGTATATGTTCCCTGGACCTGTGTAACAGTTAAAACTGAAGTTGCTGAATTTATTCTTGATAATCTTGGGTATAGAGCCTCGAGCATGATGCTGTCCGTGCCCATTGCCTACCAGGCCCTGGCAACTGACGAAGCGGATGTATTCCTGGGTAATTGGATGCCTACCATGAGCGGTATTGCCACCCCTCATTTTGAAAGCGGCAGGGTTATTCAGATGGACCCCATTATGGAAAACGCAAAGTACACCCTGGCAGTACCTCGTTATGTATATGAAGGCGGATTGCAGCACTTTGAAGATATTGCCAAATTTGCAGACAAGCTGGATTATAAGATCTACGGCATTGAAGAAGGTAATGACGGCAATGAAGTCATTGAAATGATGATTGCAGAAAACATGTTCGGCCTTGGGGATTTTGACATAATTCCTTCCAGTGAGACAGGGATGCTTTCACAGGTTCAGAGTTATACCAGAAACAATCAATGGATCGTTTTTCTGGGCTGGTCACCGCACTGGATGAACAATATTATTGATATGGAATATCTGAAGGGCAGTGATGAAACTACTTTTGGAGAAAATGACGGTACTGCTACAGTCTATATTAACGTTAGGAATGGCTTTGCTGATGATCATCCCATGGTAAACAGCTTCCTGGAAAACTATCTGGTTCCCATTGATATGGTCAATGAAGCCATGACTATGCTTCATGAAGACAATACCATGGAACATCTGGATGCCGGGCTGGTATGGCTCAGAAATAATCCCGAAGTATACCAGGGATGGCTTGAAGGCATAACTACAGCTGATGGTCAGCCTGCACTGCCGGTATTTGAAGCTGCATTAAATCAGTAA
- the betA gene encoding choline dehydrogenase → MTKKYDTIIIGAGTAGSILANRLSADPDRKVLVLEAGRRDHRLDFRIHMPSALSFNLTNNFYNWGYESEPEPFMHNRRIAQPRGKVFGGSSSINGMIHIRGNAMDYEKWGAIKGLENWDYAHCLPYFKKMEYRLKGADAYQGDNGRQYLTTPKCDNPLFDAFFKAVQQAGYPLTKDVNGYQQEGFARFESTTYRSRRWSTARGYLHPAMHRSNLKVVTKALTTRILFKGKKAVGVEYKKGKNKYTAHASEIICCGGAINSPQLLQLSGIGNAQELKALGIPVVMNLPGVGENLKDHLETYIQCAAKKPVSLYPALKPWNMPKIGLEWLFAKKGIGASNHFEAGGFIRSNDEVEYPNLQFHFLPIAIRYDGSAPSEGHGFQLHVGPMYSDAKGHVKITSNDPTKYPKILFNYLSTEKDRKEWVEAIKCSRRIFNQKAFDELRDKELSPGPDIKTDEQILDFVAREGESAYHPSCTCKMGYDDMSVVDSELKVHGIEGLRVVDASVMPEITNGNICAPVLMIGEKAADIILGNTPLPASNLNFYRHEK, encoded by the coding sequence ATGACAAAAAAATATGACACCATTATAATTGGCGCAGGAACTGCCGGAAGCATTCTCGCTAACCGACTCAGTGCTGATCCGGACAGAAAAGTGCTGGTTCTGGAGGCGGGCCGCAGGGACCACCGCTTAGATTTCCGGATTCACATGCCTTCTGCTTTGTCCTTCAATCTGACAAACAATTTTTATAACTGGGGGTATGAATCAGAGCCGGAGCCTTTTATGCATAACCGGCGCATTGCCCAGCCCAGAGGTAAAGTGTTTGGTGGTTCAAGTTCCATCAACGGCATGATCCATATTCGCGGCAATGCCATGGATTATGAAAAGTGGGGGGCCATCAAAGGCCTTGAAAACTGGGATTATGCCCACTGCCTGCCTTATTTCAAAAAAATGGAATACAGGCTTAAAGGTGCTGATGCTTATCAGGGTGATAACGGTCGTCAGTACCTGACTACACCCAAGTGTGACAATCCGTTGTTTGATGCCTTTTTCAAGGCAGTTCAACAGGCAGGTTATCCCTTGACCAAAGATGTCAACGGGTATCAGCAGGAAGGCTTTGCCAGGTTTGAAAGTACTACCTATCGCAGCAGGCGCTGGAGTACAGCCAGGGGCTATCTCCACCCGGCCATGCATCGTTCCAACCTCAAGGTTGTTACCAAGGCCCTGACCACCAGGATATTATTCAAAGGCAAAAAGGCTGTTGGTGTTGAATATAAAAAAGGCAAAAATAAGTACACAGCACATGCTTCTGAAATAATCTGCTGCGGGGGTGCCATAAATTCACCCCAACTTCTACAGCTTTCAGGCATTGGAAATGCACAAGAACTTAAGGCACTTGGAATACCAGTGGTGATGAATCTGCCCGGAGTCGGTGAGAATCTTAAAGACCACTTAGAAACATATATCCAGTGCGCTGCCAAAAAACCAGTCAGCCTCTATCCAGCCCTTAAACCCTGGAACATGCCCAAAATCGGCCTTGAATGGCTTTTTGCCAAAAAGGGTATTGGAGCAAGCAATCATTTTGAGGCTGGAGGGTTTATCCGCAGCAATGATGAAGTGGAGTATCCCAATCTTCAGTTTCATTTTCTGCCCATTGCCATTCGCTATGATGGCTCAGCTCCGAGTGAGGGACACGGATTTCAGCTTCACGTGGGACCAATGTACAGTGACGCCAAAGGACATGTAAAAATTACCTCCAATGATCCTACAAAATACCCTAAGATCCTGTTTAATTACCTTTCCACAGAAAAGGATCGCAAGGAGTGGGTTGAAGCCATCAAATGTTCCCGCAGAATATTTAATCAGAAGGCCTTTGATGAACTGCGTGATAAAGAATTATCCCCAGGACCGGATATCAAGACCGATGAACAGATCCTGGATTTTGTAGCGAGAGAAGGTGAAAGCGCCTATCATCCCAGTTGCACCTGCAAGATGGGCTATGATGACATGTCTGTTGTAGACAGTGAGTTAAAAGTGCATGGAATTGAGGGCTTAAGAGTAGTTGACGCATCTGTCATGCCTGAAATTACCAACGGAAACATATGTGCGCCGGTACTGATGATTGGGGAAAAAGCCGCTGATATTATTCTTGGCAACACTCCTCTGCCCGCCTCAAACCTGAATTTTTACAGGCACGAGAAATAA
- a CDS encoding FadR/GntR family transcriptional regulator, which yields MMTNNLFEPVKAGRAGEDIALQIQAAILAGKITPGQRLPSERELQNLFKTGRGVVREALQVLKQKGLIDILKGSKGGAYVKNLEVVNVSESFALFLRQNQTDSMQIIEFRESLDYVITDLAIARGTKKEKEMLIEKTDMLAETVKADGQSLESLVELDRELNILFAQMTKNPIFEWIMRAIQLGFSSMDNALYEDAEYRAYAVENWQHTAKEIAASDPIKAKSYISYHYLILRKKVSTQTNT from the coding sequence ATGATGACTAATAATCTTTTTGAGCCTGTAAAAGCAGGGCGTGCAGGTGAAGACATTGCCCTGCAGATCCAGGCCGCAATTCTTGCCGGCAAGATCACTCCAGGGCAAAGACTCCCCAGTGAACGAGAGCTGCAAAACCTGTTTAAGACAGGTCGTGGTGTTGTCAGGGAAGCCCTTCAGGTTCTGAAGCAGAAGGGCCTCATCGACATACTCAAGGGGTCTAAGGGTGGGGCTTACGTCAAGAATCTTGAAGTAGTAAATGTCAGTGAATCGTTTGCTCTTTTTTTGAGGCAAAACCAGACAGATTCCATGCAGATTATCGAATTTCGAGAAAGCCTGGACTATGTAATAACTGACCTGGCCATTGCCAGGGGCACAAAAAAAGAAAAAGAAATGCTTATTGAAAAGACTGACATGTTGGCTGAAACTGTCAAAGCCGATGGTCAGTCTCTTGAAAGCCTGGTGGAGTTAGACAGGGAGCTGAATATCCTTTTTGCCCAGATGACGAAAAATCCAATTTTTGAATGGATAATGCGGGCCATTCAGCTTGGCTTCAGTTCCATGGATAATGCCCTGTATGAAGATGCTGAGTACAGGGCCTACGCAGTGGAGAACTGGCAGCATACTGCGAAAGAGATTGCTGCTTCAGATCCCATCAAGGCCAAATCATACATCAGCTATCATTATCTGATATTAAGGAAAAAAGTGAGCACACAAACAAATACATAA
- a CDS encoding DUF721 domain-containing protein has translation MQNARQPINRWLDRLDPDGSRYLFNGICSQWEQIVGPEVAQMVSPLARKNKTLILGAEDNFVLQEFTFMSQEIVDRVNEFCGSVFFDKAHVELLKGRTPLDQIQVLKPAVKTKAKKPPNLGKLGDTVPSDSPVWRVYRQYVDFFNKKA, from the coding sequence ATGCAAAATGCCAGACAACCCATAAACAGATGGTTAGACCGACTTGATCCGGATGGTTCAAGATACCTTTTCAATGGTATATGTTCTCAATGGGAACAGATAGTTGGCCCTGAAGTTGCGCAAATGGTCAGCCCGTTGGCTCGAAAAAATAAAACCCTGATCTTAGGGGCTGAGGACAACTTTGTTTTGCAGGAGTTTACATTTATGTCTCAAGAAATTGTGGACAGAGTAAACGAGTTTTGCGGATCTGTTTTTTTTGACAAGGCCCATGTAGAACTGCTAAAGGGCAGAACTCCACTTGATCAGATACAGGTTTTAAAACCTGCAGTTAAGACAAAAGCTAAAAAGCCGCCAAACCTTGGTAAGCTCGGAGACACTGTGCCCAGTGATTCACCTGTCTGGCGCGTATACAGGCAATATGTAGATTTTTTTAACAAGAAAGCGTAA
- the tsaA gene encoding tRNA (N6-threonylcarbamoyladenosine(37)-N6)-methyltransferase TrmO, giving the protein MEPTDNEFALYPIGYVESEFTNKKDCPCQGNNSCPPAIIRIKPQFKQAMSGLAAGQNIVLITFLNRGNRNVLQCHPRNDKTLPITGVFATRSPNRPNPLGMHQVEILSMGDDFIQVHPLEVLDQTPVVDIKPVLGTSEKNRKESSDCSDVARFFTEDEIQGLIRISRYACTKGLLSGFNGNLSIKKQDYVLITGSNRPKPFLSAQDMCVMSLSSGTQVAGSAKASTEAEMHLEIYRNQCEAGAVAHTHPKNLLSLSRVMGNLSLSDIELYEAKHLAGKVCNVRAFQPGSLELALDVGSASLKHSCIFMINHGLTCWGQSLEQAMALSDELDALAGIQLNKLMTDEANSSKGI; this is encoded by the coding sequence ATGGAACCAACAGACAACGAATTTGCACTGTACCCCATAGGTTATGTGGAGTCTGAATTCACAAACAAGAAAGACTGCCCATGCCAGGGCAACAATTCCTGCCCTCCGGCCATAATCCGCATCAAACCACAGTTCAAGCAGGCCATGTCAGGATTGGCTGCTGGTCAAAACATCGTTCTTATTACTTTCCTGAACAGGGGAAACAGAAATGTTCTGCAGTGCCATCCAAGAAATGATAAAACACTGCCCATAACCGGTGTGTTTGCTACTCGAAGCCCCAACAGGCCCAATCCTCTGGGCATGCATCAGGTTGAAATTCTGTCCATGGGAGATGACTTTATCCAGGTTCATCCGCTGGAAGTACTGGATCAGACCCCGGTAGTTGATATCAAGCCTGTATTGGGAACCTCAGAAAAAAATAGGAAGGAAAGCTCAGACTGCAGCGATGTTGCACGCTTTTTTACAGAAGATGAGATTCAAGGTCTTATTAGAATCTCGCGGTATGCCTGCACAAAAGGTTTGCTTAGCGGTTTTAACGGCAATCTGAGCATTAAAAAACAGGACTATGTCCTGATTACTGGCTCTAACAGGCCCAAACCATTTTTATCCGCTCAGGATATGTGTGTTATGAGTCTAAGCTCAGGAACACAAGTGGCAGGAAGTGCAAAAGCTTCTACAGAGGCAGAAATGCATTTGGAGATTTATAGAAATCAATGTGAAGCAGGTGCTGTTGCTCATACCCACCCCAAAAATTTACTGTCCCTCAGCAGGGTAATGGGCAATTTATCTCTGAGTGATATTGAGCTTTATGAGGCAAAACATCTGGCTGGGAAGGTTTGTAATGTGCGGGCTTTTCAGCCAGGCAGCCTGGAACTGGCTCTCGATGTTGGGTCTGCAAGCCTTAAGCATAGTTGCATTTTTATGATCAACCACGGACTGACCTGTTGGGGACAAAGCTTAGAACAGGCTATGGCTTTGAGTGATGAACTTGATGCCCTGGCCGGCATCCAGCTCAACAAGCTAATGACTGATGAAGCAAACTCATCAAAGGGTATTTAA